A genomic segment from Torulaspora delbrueckii CBS 1146 chromosome 3, complete genome encodes:
- the LYP1 gene encoding lysine permease (similar to Saccharomyces cerevisiae LYP1 (YNL268W); ancestral locus Anc_1.84), with product MWKSKAHEKDDSPTISPVGKTEQDKYGYELHPLDPVTQQVTLRTVTNVCDGLEEEDAEEAGYHDTRVKRALKQRHIGMIALGGTIGTGLFVGIATPLSNAGPVGSLIAYLFMGSIVYFITQSLGEMATFIPVTSSITVFSKRFLSPAFGVANGYMYWFNWAITYAVEISVIGQVIQFWTSAVPLAAWIAIFWVFVSLLNFFPVKVYGEIEFWVASIKVIAIVGYLIYALVIVCGGSSQGPIGFRYWRNPGPWGPGIISDDKNEGRFLGWVSSLINAAFTYQGTELVGITAGEAANPRKSVPRAINKVVFRIVIFYIMSLFFVGMLVPFNDPRLASNVAVIASSPFVISIQNAGTRVLPHIFNAVVMLTIISAANSNVYVGSRVLYALSQTGNAPKQFGYVTRHGVPYLGVIATSLLGLLAFLVVNNNANTAFNWLINISTLAGLCAWLFISLSHIRFMQALKFRGISRDDLPFKAKLMPWGAYYAAFFVTVIIFIQGFEAFSPKFDVSGFFTAYISLIILVVLLIGCQLYYRCRFLWKLEDIDIDTDRREIECIIWEEEEPQNLWEKFWSIMA from the coding sequence ATGTGGAAGTCAAAAGCGCACGAGAAGGACGATTCCCCGACGATTTCGCCTGTGGGGAAGACTGAGCAAGACAAGTATGGGTATGAGTTACATCCATTGGATCCGGTGACCCAGCAAGTGACGTTGCGTACAGTTACAAATGTGTGCGATGGGCtggaggaagaagatgcagaGGAAGCTGGGTATCACGATACGCGGGTGAAAAGAGCGTTGAAGCAGAGGCATATTGGTATGATCGCGCTGGGAGGAACGATTGGTACTGGGTTGTTTGTTGGTATTGCTACTCCGCTTTCGAATGCGGGTCCCGTTGGATCGCTGATCGCTTACCTGTTCATGGGTAGTATTGTGTATTTCATCACGCAGTCGCTGGGAGAGATGGCGACTTTCATTCCGGTAACATCTTCGATTACAGTTTTCTCGAAAAGGTTTCTTTCTCCAGCGTTTGGTGTGGCCAATGGGTATATGTACTGGTTTAATTGGGCTATCACTTATGCTGTGGAGATTTCTGTTATTGGGCAAGTGATTCAATTCTGGACATCTGCTGTGCCGTTGGCTGCTTGGATCGCCATCTTTTGGGTTTTCGTTTCGCTGTTGAACTTTTTCCCCGTTAAGGTATACGGTGAGATTGAGTTCTGGGTTGCATCTATCAAAGTGATCGCTATTGTCGGTTATTTGATCTACGCCTTGGTTATTGTTTGTGGTGGTTCTTCCCAGGGACCCATTGGGTTCCGTTATTGGAGAAATCCCGGTCCTTGGGGACCAGGAATTATCTCTGATGACAAAAATGAAGGTAGGTTCCTAGGTTGGGTGTCTTCGCTAATTAATGCTGCGTTCACTTACCAAGGTACCGAATTGGTTGGTATCACGGCGGGTGAGGCTGCTAACCCAAGAAAATCTGTGCCAAGAGCTATCAACAAAGTTGTATTCAGAATTGTTATTTTCTACATCATGTCGTTGTTCTTTGTCGGTATGTTAGTTCCATTCAACGATCCTCGTTTAGCCAGTAACGTTGCAGTGATCGCTTCTTCTCCGTTTGTTATCTCGATTCAAAACGCAGGTACTAGAGTGCTTCCACACATCTTTAATGCTGTCGTGATGCTCACGATCATTTCCGCTGCAAATTCCAACGTATATGTGGGCTCTCGTGTTTTATACGCATTGTCTCAAACCGGTAATGCTCCAAAACAGTTTGGATATGTTACTCGACATGGTGTTCCATACCTTGGGGTCATCGCTACCTCTTTACTAGGACTACTTGCCTTCTTAGTGGTCAACAACAACGCTAACACCGCCTTCAACTGGTTGATCAATATTTCTACATTGGCTGGATTATGCGCGTGGTTATTCATCTCTCTTTCTCACATCAGGTTCATGCAAGCACTCAAATTCCGTGGTATTTCAAGAGACGATCTACCTTTTAAAGCCAAGCTGATGCCATGGGGTGCTTACTACGCTGCATTTTTCGTTACAGTGATTATATTCATTCAAGGTTTCGAAGcattttctccaaaatttgaCGTTTCTGGGTTTTTCACTGCATACATCTCCCTGATCATTCTGGTTGTCCTTCTAATCGGTTGCCAGCTCTACTACAGATGTAGGTTCTTATGGAAACTGGAAGATATCGACATTGACACAGATagaagagaaattgaatgTATCATctgggaagaagaagaacccCAGAATTTATGGGAAAAATTCTGGTCTATTATGGCATAA
- the TDEL0C06180 gene encoding amino acid permease (similar to Saccharomyces cerevisiae ALP1 (YNL270C) and CAN1 (YEL063C); ancestral locus Anc_1.83), whose product MWNAKQDVSEEGYELGNFSGMNDEDSSSGQAGAINHRKKSVVSKTTAVDESLPGLSSSDLESSDDFVKEGQVHEAEVKRALKQRHIGMIALGGTIGTGLFIGISTPLSNAGPVGGLIAYLFMATLVYSVVQSLGEMATFIPVTSAFTVFSSRFLSPAFGAASGYMYWFSWAITFALELSVVGQIIEFWTTAVPMAAWITIFWVLLTVSNLFPVKYYGEFEFWIAFIKVIALVGFIIYCLCMVCGAGITGPVGFRYWRNPGAWGPGIISKDKNEGRFLGWVSSLINAAFTYQGTELVGITAGEAANPRKSVPRAIKKVVFRILVFYYPIAVFIGLLVPYNDPKLNSSDSYVSSSPFIIAIENSGTKVLPHIFNAVVLTTIISAGNSNVYVGSRIMYGLAKIKLAPSFFGRTNAAGVPYFAVFFTSAFGALAYMELSTGGASAFNWLLNITGVAGFFTWVLISACHIRFMQALKYRGISRDDLPFKAKFMPWLAYYALFFMVVIILIQGFTAFAPTFSGVDFAAAYVSVFLFIAIWLGAQIWFRCRIFHRLDEVDIDTDRRDIEAVVWDDEPPKTLWDKFWNIVA is encoded by the coding sequence ATGTGGAATGCGAAACAGGACGTCAGTGAAGAGGGATATGAGCTGGGGAATTTTTCTGGGATGAACGATGAGGATTCGTCATCGGGACAGGCAGGTGCAATCAATCATAGAAAAAAATCTGTAGTTTCGAAAACAACTGCTGTAGATGAAAGTTTGCCTGGGTTGAGTTCGAGTGATCTTGAGAGCTCTGATGATTTTGTGAAGGAAGGGCAGGTGCACGAAGCGGAGGTGAAAAGAGCGTTGAAGCAGAGACACATTGGTATGATCGCGCTGGGAGGAACGATTGGTACTGGGTTGTTTATTGGTATTTCTACTCCGCTGTCGAATGCGGGTCCCGTTGGTGGATTAATTGCTTATTTGTTTATGGCAACACTTGTGTACTCTGTGGTGCAGTCATTGGGTGAGATGGCGACTTTCATTCCAGTGACTTCTGCATTTACGGTGTTTTCTAGTAGGTTTTTGTCTCCTGCGTTTGGCGCGGCTAGTGGTTACATGTACTGGTTCTCGTGGGCAATCACATTTGCATTGGAACTCTCTGTTGTGGGTCAAATTATCGAATTTTGGACCACTGCTGTGCCAATGGCCGCTTGGATTACTATCTTTTGGGTACTTCTGACCGTATCGAATTTGTTTCCGGTGAAATACTATGGTGAGTTTGAATTTTGGATCGCTTTCATCAAGGTGATTGCTCTCGTTGGGTTTATTATCTACTGTTTGTGCATGGTATGTGGTGCAGGTATTACAGGACCGGTTGGATTTCGTTACTGGAGGAATCCTGGTGCCTGGGGACCAGGAATTATCTCCAAAGACAAAAATGAAGGTAGGTTCTTAGGTTGGGTGTCTTCGCTAATTAATGCTGCGTTCACTTACCAAGGTACTGAGTTGGTCGGTATCACAGCTGGTGAGGCTGCTAACCCAAGAAAATCTGTGCCAAGAGccatcaagaaagttgtTTTCCGTATTTTAGTGTTTTACTATCCTATCGCTGTTTTTATCGGTTTACTGGTACCATATAATGATCCAAAATTGAACAGCTCGGATTCGTACGTTTCGTCCTCACCTTTCATCAttgccattgaaaactCAGGTACCAAAGTGCTCCCTCACATTTTTAATGCCGTGGTGCTAACTACTATCATCTCAGCTGGTAACTCCAACGTTTACGTCGGTTCTCGTATCATGTATGGTCTGGCAAAAATCAAGCTGGCGCCTAGTTTCTTCGGTAGAACCAATGCGGCTGGTGTCCCATATTTTGCAGTCTTCTTTACATCTGCTTTCGGTGCTTTGGCTTACATGGAACTTTCTACCGGTGGTGCGTCTGCGTTCAATTGGCTGTTGAACATCACCGGTGTGGCCGGTTTCTTCACATGGGTTTTAATCTCAGCATGTCACATCAGATTCATGCAAGCTCTGAAATATCGTGGTATTTCTCGTGACGATCTTCCTTTCAAGGCAAAATTCATGCCATGGTTGGCATACTATGCATTATTTTTCATGGTTGTAATCATTTTAATCCAAGGTTTTACCGCTTTCGCACCTACCTTTAGTGGTGTGGACTTTGCTGCCGCCTACGTTTCGgtcttcctcttcattgCTATTTGGCTTGGTGCCCAGATCTGGTTCAGATGCAGAATTTTCCATAGGCTAGACGAAGTCGATATCGACACAGACAGAAGAGACATCGAGGCCGTTGTTTGGGACGACGAGCCTCCAAAAACCCTTTGGGACAAGTTTTGGAACATTGTTGCTTGA